From the genome of Hymenobacter cellulosilyticus, one region includes:
- a CDS encoding winged helix-turn-helix domain-containing protein, which yields MPKPYSLLELGSRMQAITRRKHGVTQDTLTFGGFVMNLSERSVRHDGTEVVLTRREFDLLHYLLLHRGRVLTRMQLSEHIWGNMISDRDDHDSNFIDVHVKNIRKKLGAFDTRDWVETVRGIGYRFKPTQEV from the coding sequence TTGCCCAAGCCCTATTCCCTGCTAGAGCTGGGCTCCCGGATGCAGGCCATTACCCGCCGCAAGCACGGCGTGACCCAGGACACGCTCACCTTCGGCGGCTTCGTGATGAACCTGAGCGAGCGGTCGGTGCGGCACGACGGCACCGAAGTGGTGCTCACCCGCCGTGAGTTCGATTTGCTGCACTACCTGCTGCTGCACCGCGGCCGGGTGCTCACGCGCATGCAGCTCAGCGAGCATATCTGGGGCAACATGATCAGTGACCGGGACGACCACGACTCGAACTTCATTGATGTGCACGTGAAGAATATCCGCAAGAAGCTGGGCGCTTTCGACACCCGCGACTGGGTAGAGACGGTGCGCGGCATCGGCTACCGCTTCAAACCGACCCAGGAAGTGTGA
- a CDS encoding sensor histidine kinase, with translation MLTPVSILQNRFENMLQAENLPEEAEQQIVTSQRTLHRLTATLRTLLMISRIENEQYARNDTVAVRQVLQEVAAELEDRIADENLTLDWALEGEPTIVAANASLLFTFFYNLLSNAVKYNHTGGHIRISGQQPVGQPYMVQLFNTGRPIPAEHLPHLFERFRRASNVHTTEGYGLGLALVRTIAQFHAFRLQVASNEQGTTFTVWLPTTKQPGEVA, from the coding sequence TTGCTCACGCCGGTCAGCATTCTGCAAAACCGCTTCGAAAACATGCTGCAGGCCGAAAACCTGCCCGAAGAAGCCGAGCAGCAGATTGTAACCTCGCAACGCACCCTGCACCGCCTCACGGCCACGCTGCGCACCCTGCTGATGATTTCGCGCATCGAAAACGAGCAGTACGCCCGCAACGACACGGTGGCCGTGCGCCAGGTGCTGCAGGAAGTAGCGGCCGAGCTGGAAGACCGGATTGCCGACGAAAACCTGACCCTAGACTGGGCTCTGGAAGGCGAGCCGACCATTGTGGCGGCCAACGCCAGTCTGCTGTTTACCTTTTTCTACAACCTGCTCAGCAACGCGGTGAAGTACAACCACACTGGTGGCCACATCCGCATTTCGGGGCAGCAGCCAGTTGGCCAGCCCTATATGGTGCAACTCTTCAACACCGGCCGGCCGATTCCGGCCGAGCACCTGCCCCACCTGTTTGAGCGGTTCCGGCGTGCTTCCAATGTCCATACGACCGAAGGCTACGGCCTGGGCCTGGCCCTGGTGCGCACCATTGCGCAGTTTCACGCCTTTCGCCTGCAGGTGGCTTCCAACGAGCAGGGCACTACTTTTACCGTCTGGCTGCCTACTACCAAGCAGCCGGGCGAAGTGGCCTAG
- a CDS encoding response regulator, protein MNVLIVEDDNALAQELALFLQHERYHCDFARTGAEASEKLYVNEYDFVLLDLGLPDRDGLQLLAEARKQHNLQASIIILSARAQSMTALVGCSWGPTTTCPSPIPC, encoded by the coding sequence ATGAACGTCCTGATTGTTGAAGACGACAATGCCCTGGCCCAGGAGCTGGCCCTGTTTCTGCAGCACGAGCGCTACCACTGCGACTTTGCCCGCACCGGGGCCGAGGCCTCGGAAAAGCTCTATGTGAACGAGTACGACTTCGTGCTGCTGGACCTGGGCCTGCCCGACCGCGACGGACTGCAGCTGCTGGCCGAAGCCCGCAAGCAGCACAACCTGCAGGCCTCCATCATTATTCTTAGCGCCCGGGCTCAGTCGATGACCGCGTTAGTGGGCTGCAGCTGGGGGCCGACGACTACTTGCCCAAGCCCTATTCCCTGCTAG
- a CDS encoding MaoC family dehydratase, whose product MSTVIINSLQELQQYEGQELGVSEYHTISQEQINQFAAATLDFQWIHTDAARAQAESPFGATIAHGYLTVALLPYLWTQIARIENLKMQVNYEIESLRFNQPVTVGSAVRLRAKLLGVKDLRGIAKARIEVTMEVQDAKKPAYSGIITFLYHFL is encoded by the coding sequence ATGAGCACGGTCATTATTAATAGCCTCCAGGAGCTGCAGCAGTACGAAGGTCAGGAGCTGGGCGTATCCGAGTACCACACCATTTCGCAGGAGCAAATCAACCAGTTTGCCGCTGCCACCCTCGATTTTCAGTGGATTCATACCGACGCCGCCCGGGCCCAGGCCGAGTCGCCCTTCGGGGCTACCATTGCCCACGGCTACCTCACGGTGGCCTTGCTGCCCTACCTCTGGACCCAGATTGCGCGGATTGAGAACCTGAAAATGCAGGTTAACTACGAAATCGAGAGCCTGCGCTTCAACCAGCCCGTGACGGTCGGCAGTGCGGTGCGGCTGCGGGCTAAACTTCTGGGCGTGAAAGATCTTCGGGGTATTGCCAAGGCTCGTATCGAGGTGACGATGGAAGTGCAGGACGCCAAAAAGCCAGCCTACAGCGGCATCATTACCTTTCTGTACCACTTTCTATAG